The Spirochaetaceae bacterium genome segment TCCACGACGGGCTGCCAAGAGAGGTGTTTTGGTGAAAACGCGAATGGCGCAATTCGGCATAGGGCACGATCACGCGGCCGGCAAGGTGCGCGTGATGCGGGACAGCGCCGCGGTCGAACTGGCGGGGGTATACGAGCCGGCGGAGTGGCTGCGCGGCTCGCTCGGCGTCCGTCCGCCCTACGACGGAGTGCACTGGTTCGGGTCGGCACGGGAGATGCTGGAGGATCCGAGCATAGCGGCGATCGCGGTCGAGGGGCGGGTGTCGGAGAACCTGGCGTTCGCGCGCGCCTGCCTGGAGCACGGCAAGCACGTGTGGCTGGACAAGCCGGCGGGCGACGACCTGGACGAGTTCCGGGCGCTGCTGCGGCTGGCGTCGGCGCGCGGCCTGCACGTGCAACTCGGCTACATGTTCCGCTACAACGCCGGCTACCAGTTCATTCTGGACTGGGCCGCATCCGGCCGGCTCGGCGCCATTCGCTCGGTGCGCACCCGGATCTCCACCGGCGTGGCGAACGATGCCGCCTGGCGGCGCTGGGACAGCCACGGCGAGCACGCCGGCGGCCTGATGTTCATCCTCGCCGGCCACGTGGTCGACATCGTGGTGGCGTTGCTCGGCCGCCCGCACCGGGTGAGTGCCTTCGCGCGCCAGCAGACCGACGCCTTTCCCTGGTACCGGGACAACAACGTGGCGGTGCTGGAGTACCCTCATGCCCTGGCGGTGGTGGAGTCGGTGGCCGGCGAAGTGGAGCCGGGCGCCGCGCGCCGCATGGAGGTGTACGGCACCCGCGGCAGCGCCATCCTGGAGCCGATGGAGCCGCCCCGCCTGCGCCTGTGCCTGGATGGCGCGCGCGACGGCTACGAGGCCGGCTGGCAGGAGGTGCCGGTGGCGGCGCGGCCGCGCTACGTCGAGAGCCTGCGCGCCTTCCTGGCCACCATCCACGGCGAACAGCCGGCCGACCGCACCTTCGCCCACGAGCTGGCGGTGCAGGAGACCCTGCTGGCGGCCGCCGGCCTGCACTCGCTGACGCCGCCTCGATAGCGCCCCGGCTCGCGGCGTGACCGGGGCCTGCTAGGTGCGGCGCATGGGGCGCAGACGGGCGGGCGTATGGTCCTGGTACGTATCGCTGGAGACCAGCCGCAGTTCGCGGTCGGCGAGCGGCAACGCTACCCGCCGGCAGTCGCGGCGGTGCGACTCCCGCATCGCGATCGCGATCTCCAGCGCCGCCCGGCCATCCTCCCCCGAGCACCGCGGCGCCGCGCCGCTGGCGATGCAGGACACCAAGTCATCGATAATCGCCAACCCGGTGGCCTGCAGGCGGTTCGGCAGCGGGAACGGGTACTCGGCCGGTAGCGAGCCCTGGAAGCGGTTGGACAGCGGGCGCATGCTCGGGCGCTCGGTGTTGCCCTGGACACGGCGGATCAGCTTCCAGCTC includes the following:
- a CDS encoding Gfo/Idh/MocA family oxidoreductase encodes the protein MKTRMAQFGIGHDHAAGKVRVMRDSAAVELAGVYEPAEWLRGSLGVRPPYDGVHWFGSAREMLEDPSIAAIAVEGRVSENLAFARACLEHGKHVWLDKPAGDDLDEFRALLRLASARGLHVQLGYMFRYNAGYQFILDWAASGRLGAIRSVRTRISTGVANDAAWRRWDSHGEHAGGLMFILAGHVVDIVVALLGRPHRVSAFARQQTDAFPWYRDNNVAVLEYPHALAVVESVAGEVEPGAARRMEVYGTRGSAILEPMEPPRLRLCLDGARDGYEAGWQEVPVAARPRYVESLRAFLATIHGEQPADRTFAHELAVQETLLAAAGLHSLTPPR